In Arthrobacter alpinus, a single window of DNA contains:
- a CDS encoding cytochrome ubiquinol oxidase subunit I yields the protein MEALDIARWQFGIVTVYHFLMVPLTIGLGGLVAIMQTRWLKTGKEEYLRMTKFWGKLFLINFIMGVATGLVQEFQFGMAWSEYSRFVGDVFGAPLAMEALLAFFVESTFLGLWIFGWKKLPAKIHLACLWIAVAGTIVSAYFILVANSWMQHPVGVEMQDGRPVMVDAWAVFTNNTAVVAFFHTITGAFAVAGGFLLGISWYHLWRRRKDGIDTVGADGRVIVGSSETIPGRSKLDHSMWIKSLRIGAVVAMIAFAGSAISGDLSGKLMFEQQPMKMAAAEAACHDGTSFSILSIGDLGSRDCSDVVAVMELPGLLSFLAHNDFDTEIKGVNTLVPEYQEKYGKYLPDDPMYGSNAGQEINYVPVMPVTYWGFRMMIGFGGLAAMAAAVALFITRKGTVPRSKGLMRLALIGILAPFGANAAGWIFTEMGRQPFVVAPNPSMSGVDQVFMFTAAAVSPGVSAGEVIFSLVTLATVYAVLLVVEVVLLTKYIRGGVVSAMPELDQTKQKDDGASGPDGESGDDVLAFAY from the coding sequence GTGGAAGCTCTGGACATTGCCCGATGGCAGTTCGGGATCGTGACCGTGTACCACTTCCTGATGGTGCCACTCACGATTGGGCTCGGTGGGCTGGTTGCGATCATGCAAACGCGGTGGCTCAAGACCGGCAAAGAAGAATACCTGCGCATGACGAAATTCTGGGGCAAGCTGTTCCTGATCAACTTCATCATGGGCGTCGCGACAGGACTTGTACAGGAATTTCAATTCGGCATGGCCTGGAGCGAATACAGTCGCTTCGTCGGCGATGTATTCGGCGCACCACTGGCCATGGAGGCCCTCCTCGCGTTCTTCGTAGAATCAACGTTCCTTGGCCTGTGGATTTTTGGTTGGAAGAAGCTGCCGGCCAAAATTCACTTGGCATGCCTATGGATCGCGGTGGCCGGAACTATTGTCTCCGCCTATTTCATCCTCGTGGCCAACTCCTGGATGCAGCACCCCGTCGGGGTGGAAATGCAGGATGGCCGCCCGGTCATGGTTGACGCCTGGGCGGTTTTCACGAACAACACGGCGGTTGTGGCCTTCTTCCACACCATCACCGGAGCATTCGCCGTGGCCGGCGGATTCCTGTTGGGCATTTCCTGGTACCACCTATGGCGCCGGCGCAAGGATGGAATTGACACCGTTGGTGCTGACGGCCGCGTCATTGTGGGCAGCTCAGAAACCATCCCGGGTCGGAGCAAGTTAGACCATTCCATGTGGATTAAGTCGCTGCGCATCGGTGCAGTGGTGGCCATGATTGCCTTTGCCGGTTCGGCCATCTCCGGAGACCTGTCGGGAAAGCTCATGTTCGAACAACAGCCCATGAAAATGGCCGCCGCCGAAGCCGCCTGCCATGACGGCACCAGTTTCTCCATTCTTTCCATCGGAGACCTGGGCAGCCGCGACTGCTCCGACGTCGTCGCCGTCATGGAATTGCCTGGCCTGCTCTCCTTCCTGGCCCACAACGATTTCGACACAGAAATCAAGGGCGTCAACACACTCGTCCCCGAGTATCAGGAAAAGTACGGCAAATACCTGCCCGATGATCCCATGTACGGCTCGAATGCTGGCCAGGAGATCAACTACGTCCCGGTCATGCCCGTCACCTACTGGGGCTTCCGGATGATGATCGGCTTCGGCGGACTTGCCGCCATGGCCGCTGCCGTTGCGCTCTTCATCACGCGCAAGGGCACCGTGCCGCGGTCCAAGGGGCTGATGCGTCTTGCCCTGATTGGCATCCTTGCTCCGTTCGGTGCCAATGCCGCTGGCTGGATCTTCACCGAAATGGGCCGCCAGCCGTTCGTTGTGGCCCCCAACCCATCCATGAGCGGTGTGGACCAGGTCTTCATGTTCACGGCCGCGGCCGTTTCCCCGGGAGTCTCTGCCGGTGAGGTGATCTTCTCCCTCGTGACCTTGGCGACCGTCTATGCGGTCCTGCTCGTGGTCGAGGTGGTCCTGCTAACCAAGTACATCCGCGGCGGAGTTGTCTCTGCCATGCCCGAACTCGACCAGACGAAGCAGAAGGACGACGGCGCCAGTGGCCCGGACGGGGAGTCCGGCGACGATGTTCTTGCGTTTGCGTACTAA
- the cydB gene encoding cytochrome d ubiquinol oxidase subunit II, translating into MDFLPTLWFILIAVLWTGYLFLEGFDLGVGILMKTFARDEKERRLLLNTVGPVWDGNEVWLITAAGAMFAAFPFWYASLFSVLYIPLVFVLLGLIFRAVSFEYRGKVHSHAWRTVCDWAIALGSTVAAFGIGAMLALTTTGLPLNENGDRVGGPFAWFSGYAILGGLAVVGFAVVHSAAFVALKTDGEVRHRARRLVGRWLPVGLLPMAVWAIAVAAENGKWFSWLLIAVAVVAAIVSWVASRAGREGFSFLSMGGFLLAGVAAIFSAVYPVVLPSTLNPLWNLTVENASSSSYTLGLMSIVAAVGVPLVLAYQAWTYWIFRKRISVTHLPEPHSFAPAVGPEPVSAGKAGPAATGGDS; encoded by the coding sequence ATGGATTTTCTGCCGACACTATGGTTCATACTCATAGCCGTGCTCTGGACCGGGTACCTTTTCCTGGAGGGCTTCGATCTGGGCGTGGGCATACTCATGAAGACCTTTGCCCGCGACGAAAAGGAACGCCGGCTCCTGCTCAATACCGTGGGGCCGGTCTGGGATGGCAACGAAGTCTGGCTCATCACGGCCGCCGGTGCCATGTTCGCGGCATTCCCGTTCTGGTACGCATCCCTCTTTTCCGTACTTTACATTCCGTTGGTGTTCGTGTTGCTTGGCCTGATCTTCCGTGCCGTGTCGTTCGAATACCGCGGAAAGGTGCATTCACACGCGTGGCGCACGGTCTGTGACTGGGCTATCGCCCTGGGCTCAACCGTGGCTGCCTTTGGAATTGGCGCCATGCTCGCATTGACCACCACTGGGTTGCCGCTGAATGAAAATGGTGACCGTGTGGGTGGACCCTTTGCGTGGTTTAGCGGGTACGCAATCCTTGGCGGGCTCGCCGTTGTGGGTTTCGCCGTGGTCCATTCCGCAGCATTTGTGGCTCTGAAGACCGACGGCGAGGTCCGCCACCGAGCACGCCGCCTGGTGGGCCGTTGGTTGCCGGTGGGACTACTGCCGATGGCTGTATGGGCCATTGCGGTGGCCGCCGAGAACGGCAAATGGTTCAGCTGGTTGTTGATCGCGGTTGCCGTGGTGGCTGCGATCGTATCGTGGGTTGCCAGCCGGGCGGGTCGAGAAGGATTCAGCTTCCTTTCCATGGGCGGCTTTCTCTTGGCCGGAGTCGCGGCCATCTTCAGCGCCGTCTACCCGGTTGTCCTGCCCTCTACCTTGAACCCGCTGTGGAACCTGACAGTTGAGAATGCCTCGTCCTCGAGCTACACGCTGGGCTTGATGTCCATTGTGGCTGCTGTCGGTGTACCCCTCGTCCTGGCGTATCAAGCGTGGACTTACTGGATTTTCCGCAAGCGCATCAGCGTGACGCACCTGCCCGAGCCGCATAGCTTCGCCCCGGCCGTAGGCCCGGAGCCCGTTTCGGCGGGTAAGGCCGGACCTGCCGCCACGGGTGGTGACTCCTAG
- the cydC gene encoding thiol reductant ABC exporter subunit CydC: MRPTLPSGRSTKLALAGLGGLAALKAVGLVLGLGALAHALAQWAGGEALDSTRLLVQGGVGAVLLAGAVWGQSILARRAALGAKEELRAKLVAHRLDRRNAGLGGAVGAEGMLASRGLDGLDNYFSAYLPALVSCAVLPLLLGLQILVSDWVSALIVALTVPLVPVFMILIGFHTQERVEAAASGLDRLSNHLLELARGLPVLVGLRRATAQRKALADVCEAYRKSTMATLRTAFISSMALELISTISVAVVAVFIGVRLVAGGMPLEAGLLALMLAPECFRPLRDLGAAHHGSEDGVEALRRATEILDGETPSREAAPAAPGTVLEARDFSVRYPGRGEPAVAGFNATLAPGGTLVLATPSGTGKSTLLAAMAGILPAAGAGAADVAGHLAVRNPDAVVYVSQHPAFTEDTVEAEVALYAAGPEQLELLPGTVQHALARVNAAHLAGRDVADCSPGELRRVAVARALARIAVDPAVELALLDEPTAHLDPLSAQAVREAVASLRGSVAVAVASHDPLLVAVLRGDNEGTGTSSETSVPVAAASVDESQVAAPGPGNAPARFRWRHLRHLPLRSPRFAAGVLVSALATLSAAALAGISGWLIVWAAAQPPILYLLTLIVGVRAFGIGRSLLRYSERLLTHDAVFRWAAQLRLRLWDSLGSSVVHWGKLTRSGGALGTLVADVDELRDAVPRVVVPIPSAVISYGAVLLTVWLLVPEAAGVVLLLGALTLLLLPVLVLLAQRRASAAAAVHRVWLAGRTTTLFSAAGQLAANGVGPAEAARFSRADSAVAKPLRRLAWADGLGQGMVTLITSLAAVGAALVAITAGVDPRAAAVAVLLMLALAEPLGQYIEAVSALPALVALMNRTLPLLDAPATVQEAVDESDAGETVDTLAVQGIAARYPNAPQPVFTGLDGGTERGRWWSVSGPSGSGKSTLLAVLLGFLEPEAGRYLLNGRPTSPESLGRIAWCPQDAYLFNSTLRANLALARPAATPPTEAELTAALGTVGLGPWLAGLPQGLDTRVGPGGHHLSGGQRTRVSVARTLVAGADVVLLDEPTAHLGVDEAAELLLELRGALAGAAVVLVTHDAGLAATADSHLELGAEMAAAQPARA, from the coding sequence ATGCGACCCACACTCCCTTCCGGCCGGTCAACGAAGCTGGCCCTGGCTGGCCTCGGCGGACTGGCCGCACTCAAGGCCGTGGGCCTGGTCCTTGGCCTGGGTGCGCTGGCGCACGCCCTGGCCCAGTGGGCCGGCGGGGAAGCGCTGGATAGCACCAGGCTGCTCGTCCAGGGAGGTGTGGGCGCGGTCCTGCTCGCAGGCGCCGTGTGGGGCCAGTCCATTCTGGCCCGCCGCGCCGCCCTTGGCGCAAAGGAAGAACTGCGAGCCAAGCTCGTGGCCCACCGCCTGGACCGGCGCAACGCCGGGCTGGGCGGCGCCGTGGGCGCCGAAGGCATGCTCGCCAGCCGCGGGCTGGATGGCCTGGACAATTACTTCAGCGCATACCTGCCGGCACTGGTCAGCTGCGCCGTGCTTCCGCTGCTGCTCGGCTTGCAAATTCTCGTGTCCGACTGGGTCAGCGCCCTGATCGTGGCCCTCACGGTACCCCTCGTGCCCGTGTTCATGATCCTCATAGGCTTCCACACGCAGGAACGAGTCGAGGCAGCGGCAAGCGGCCTGGACCGGCTCTCCAACCACCTGCTCGAACTGGCCCGCGGCCTGCCGGTCCTCGTCGGCCTGCGCCGGGCCACCGCCCAGCGCAAGGCCCTTGCCGACGTCTGCGAGGCCTACCGCAAGTCGACCATGGCCACCCTGCGCACCGCCTTCATCTCCTCGATGGCGCTGGAACTCATCAGCACCATTTCCGTGGCCGTCGTGGCAGTCTTCATCGGAGTACGGCTGGTGGCCGGCGGCATGCCCCTGGAGGCCGGGCTGCTGGCACTCATGCTGGCCCCCGAATGCTTCCGTCCACTGCGCGACCTCGGTGCCGCTCACCATGGCAGCGAGGACGGAGTGGAGGCCCTGCGCCGGGCCACCGAAATTCTTGACGGCGAAACCCCGTCCAGGGAGGCCGCACCGGCCGCACCGGGCACCGTGCTGGAGGCCCGCGACTTCAGCGTCCGCTACCCGGGGCGCGGCGAGCCTGCCGTTGCCGGATTTAATGCCACGCTGGCTCCCGGCGGCACCCTTGTGTTGGCAACTCCCAGCGGCACGGGCAAGTCAACCTTGCTCGCGGCCATGGCCGGCATCCTGCCCGCAGCGGGAGCCGGCGCCGCCGATGTGGCCGGGCATCTGGCCGTGCGCAACCCGGACGCCGTGGTCTATGTATCCCAGCATCCGGCCTTCACCGAGGACACCGTCGAGGCCGAGGTGGCGCTCTATGCCGCAGGCCCCGAACAGCTGGAACTCTTGCCCGGCACCGTGCAGCATGCCCTGGCCCGGGTCAACGCCGCACACCTGGCGGGACGGGACGTGGCGGACTGCAGCCCCGGCGAACTGCGCCGTGTGGCAGTTGCCCGCGCGCTGGCCCGGATCGCCGTGGACCCGGCCGTTGAACTCGCGCTCCTGGATGAACCGACCGCCCACCTGGACCCCCTCTCCGCCCAGGCCGTCCGCGAGGCCGTGGCATCCCTGCGGGGGAGTGTTGCCGTTGCCGTGGCAAGCCACGACCCGCTTCTGGTGGCCGTGCTCCGCGGAGACAACGAAGGAACCGGGACCAGCAGCGAAACCTCAGTCCCAGTCGCAGCGGCTAGCGTCGATGAATCCCAGGTGGCCGCACCCGGACCGGGCAATGCCCCGGCCCGCTTCCGCTGGCGCCACCTGCGCCACTTGCCGCTGCGTTCGCCCCGCTTTGCTGCCGGCGTGCTGGTCTCAGCCCTGGCCACGCTCAGCGCCGCCGCCCTAGCCGGGATCTCCGGCTGGCTCATTGTGTGGGCAGCCGCGCAGCCGCCCATTCTGTACCTGCTGACCTTGATAGTTGGCGTCCGGGCCTTTGGAATTGGCCGCTCGCTGCTGCGCTATTCCGAGCGCCTGCTCACCCATGATGCCGTGTTTCGGTGGGCCGCCCAACTGCGCCTGCGACTCTGGGACTCCTTGGGCTCCTCCGTGGTCCACTGGGGCAAGCTGACCCGCTCCGGCGGTGCGCTGGGCACCCTCGTGGCCGATGTCGACGAACTGCGCGACGCCGTGCCGCGCGTCGTGGTGCCCATTCCCTCGGCCGTCATTTCCTACGGTGCGGTGCTGCTGACCGTCTGGCTGCTGGTGCCTGAGGCTGCAGGCGTGGTCCTGCTGCTCGGCGCGTTGACGCTACTGCTCCTGCCAGTGCTGGTGCTGCTGGCCCAGCGCCGCGCCTCAGCCGCGGCTGCCGTGCACCGGGTCTGGCTGGCCGGGCGCACCACCACCCTGTTCTCCGCCGCCGGTCAGCTGGCAGCCAACGGTGTTGGCCCTGCCGAGGCTGCCCGGTTCAGCCGGGCCGACTCCGCTGTGGCCAAGCCACTGCGGCGCCTGGCTTGGGCTGACGGCCTGGGCCAGGGCATGGTCACGTTGATCACCTCGCTGGCAGCCGTCGGCGCGGCGCTGGTCGCCATCACGGCCGGGGTGGACCCGCGCGCGGCCGCTGTGGCGGTGCTGCTTATGCTTGCCCTGGCCGAGCCACTGGGCCAGTACATTGAGGCAGTAAGCGCCCTTCCAGCCCTGGTGGCGCTCATGAATCGCACCCTGCCCCTGCTCGACGCCCCCGCCACGGTCCAGGAGGCTGTGGACGAGTCCGACGCAGGGGAGACCGTGGACACCCTCGCCGTCCAAGGCATCGCCGCACGGTACCCGAACGCCCCGCAACCAGTCTTCACGGGGCTGGACGGCGGCACCGAGCGCGGGCGGTGGTGGAGCGTCAGCGGCCCCTCTGGCTCGGGCAAGTCCACCCTGCTGGCAGTGCTGCTGGGCTTCCTGGAGCCCGAGGCTGGCCGGTACCTGCTCAACGGGCGGCCCACCAGCCCAGAAAGCCTGGGGCGGATCGCCTGGTGCCCGCAGGACGCTTACCTTTTCAACTCCACGCTGCGAGCCAACCTGGCCCTGGCCCGCCCGGCGGCAACCCCGCCGACGGAGGCCGAGCTCACCGCCGCCCTTGGGACCGTAGGCCTGGGCCCTTGGCTGGCGGGCCTGCCCCAGGGCCTGGACACGCGCGTCGGACCCGGCGGGCACCACCTCTCCGGCGGCCAGCGGACCCGCGTGTCGGTGGCCCGAACGCTCGTGGCGGGGGCCGACGTCGTACTTCTGGATGAGCCCACAGCACACCTGGGCGTGGACGAAGCGGCGGAACTGCTGTTGGAGCTGCGTGGGGCGCTGGCCGGCGCCGCCGTGGTCCTGGTGACCCACGACGCCGGGCTGGCCGCCACCGCTGATTCCCACCTTGAGTTGGGCGCGGAAATGGCGGCGGCACAGCCCGCGCGTGCCTAG
- a CDS encoding LamG-like jellyroll fold domain-containing protein, translating into MSTTLSRRSMLASGLAGAGAAAAGPFLLPQNARAAAPAAPASASGRVFTLAVIPDTQYLFDGESLHPEPLAETMKSLSGLKGLVFVAHLGDVVQNGLAQEVEAAKKPFDILVKKKIPFSVIAGNHDLPNSNTDDQRGPTPFLDAFAPLTSRQRIARDAGGYNSAYTVDGAGTQFLLLALDWRLSTAGIAWARSVLEANAGTPTIITVHDSVSADSGTGVQSTHGKLVWEKLVNEYPQVFLSINGHFWPSGRLTRENAAGRPVELHLANYQQLYFGGAAAVRLYRFDLDRRVVDVSTEVPHIEAGGLNELEREELQLTAATDRFSFALPPSLTPPVRREPRPAAAMLIRGTEAYWRFEGTGPLATGSRVADASGRGNALIVAGPSTVPLSFASDSHPAQPAGSSLTFSGSKETGAYLLTADNAPINKASFGNGYTFEAFFKLPEPFTGDSAWSAIISRWVSAKAAGRVKGEVDEPAATLSVSGGPELQWCIYPANLERSVTNWGHELRSSRWWHVAVVNDGRHTTMYVDGCSVVRNPSTVNKGLAGGETGAPWAVGAYSWAGELDKMWLGSIGDIRIVSRALAPGEFMIA; encoded by the coding sequence ATGTCAACCACACTTTCACGCCGTTCCATGCTTGCCAGCGGCCTCGCCGGTGCCGGTGCCGCCGCGGCCGGACCCTTCCTCCTGCCCCAGAATGCACGCGCCGCAGCCCCTGCCGCCCCGGCATCCGCTTCCGGGCGCGTGTTCACGCTGGCCGTCATCCCAGACACGCAGTACCTGTTCGACGGCGAGTCGCTCCACCCCGAGCCCCTCGCCGAAACCATGAAATCTCTCTCTGGCCTGAAGGGTCTGGTCTTCGTGGCCCACCTCGGCGACGTGGTGCAAAATGGGCTGGCCCAGGAGGTCGAGGCCGCGAAGAAGCCGTTCGACATCCTAGTGAAGAAGAAGATCCCGTTCTCCGTCATTGCCGGCAACCACGATCTCCCAAACTCCAACACGGACGACCAGCGCGGGCCCACCCCGTTCCTGGACGCGTTCGCACCGCTCACATCGAGGCAGCGCATTGCCCGGGACGCGGGCGGCTACAACTCCGCCTACACCGTTGATGGTGCGGGGACGCAATTCCTGCTGCTGGCCCTGGACTGGCGCCTGTCCACGGCAGGGATTGCTTGGGCCCGTTCCGTTCTTGAAGCCAATGCCGGGACCCCCACCATCATTACCGTTCACGACTCCGTCAGCGCCGACAGCGGAACCGGGGTTCAGAGCACGCACGGCAAGCTGGTCTGGGAAAAGCTCGTTAACGAGTACCCGCAGGTCTTCCTCAGCATCAACGGCCACTTCTGGCCCTCCGGGCGGCTGACCCGGGAGAACGCCGCGGGCAGGCCGGTTGAGCTGCACCTGGCCAACTACCAGCAGCTCTACTTCGGTGGTGCGGCTGCCGTGCGCCTGTACCGCTTCGATCTGGACCGCAGGGTGGTGGATGTGTCCACCGAGGTGCCACACATCGAAGCGGGCGGCCTCAACGAGTTGGAGCGCGAGGAATTGCAGCTGACCGCGGCCACCGACCGCTTCTCCTTCGCGCTGCCGCCGTCGCTGACACCTCCGGTGCGCCGGGAGCCCCGGCCCGCGGCAGCAATGCTCATCCGCGGCACCGAGGCGTACTGGCGCTTCGAGGGAACAGGGCCCCTGGCCACTGGCAGCCGGGTTGCGGATGCCTCGGGCCGCGGAAACGCGCTCATCGTGGCAGGGCCGTCAACCGTGCCGCTGTCCTTCGCCAGCGACAGCCACCCCGCACAGCCGGCCGGTTCTTCACTGACCTTCTCTGGGAGCAAGGAAACGGGCGCCTACCTGCTCACGGCTGACAACGCCCCCATCAACAAGGCGTCGTTCGGCAACGGATACACCTTCGAGGCGTTCTTCAAGCTGCCGGAACCGTTCACCGGCGACTCCGCCTGGAGCGCCATCATCTCGCGCTGGGTATCTGCCAAGGCGGCCGGGCGCGTCAAAGGCGAGGTCGACGAGCCCGCCGCAACACTGTCCGTCAGCGGTGGCCCCGAGCTGCAGTGGTGCATCTATCCCGCCAACCTGGAGCGCTCGGTCACGAACTGGGGCCACGAGCTGCGGTCGTCCCGCTGGTGGCACGTGGCCGTGGTCAACGACGGCCGGCACACCACCATGTATGTGGACGGTTGCTCCGTGGTCCGCAACCCCTCAACCGTCAACAAGGGACTGGCTGGTGGGGAGACCGGCGCACCCTGGGCCGTCGGCGCCTACTCGTGGGCGGGCGAGCTCGACAAAATGTGGCTCGGCTCCATCGGTGACATCCGCATCGTCTCCCGCGCGCTCGCTCCGGGCGAGTTCATGATCGCTTGA
- a CDS encoding GNAT family N-acetyltransferase — protein MTSTQTVPWPVVPGLVFRPLTVADAGAWLELVVRIAEAEDAPWHDQLSDLMEVLGSAINPAAENTLVGVDEYGVPRVYGYVAKSVGGPVAFVFGGVDPLWQRRGIGAAVLAWQQGASRARFAAEGQAGAAARCYSREGNVPHEALLAASGFGMVRYFTEMERPLTELPAPVPVSGVSLVPFTRELGEAVRLAHNEAFADHWGSESRSPEKWEYFLGHESFRPDLSSVALDDSTGEVAGYQMSMYDADAFAKEGRRCGYTDILGVRRAWRGRGIAPALLCDAMARYKVAGMDAATLDVDTENPSGAVGLYRNLGYTAIPGRVTIAWDKELLPV, from the coding sequence ATGACATCGACGCAAACTGTGCCCTGGCCCGTGGTTCCCGGACTGGTGTTTCGGCCATTGACCGTGGCGGATGCCGGCGCGTGGCTGGAGCTGGTGGTTCGTATTGCCGAGGCGGAGGACGCGCCTTGGCACGACCAGCTCTCGGACCTCATGGAGGTGTTGGGGTCTGCGATCAACCCCGCCGCGGAGAACACACTTGTGGGCGTGGATGAATACGGTGTGCCGCGCGTCTACGGCTATGTGGCAAAAAGTGTTGGTGGACCCGTGGCGTTCGTCTTTGGCGGCGTGGATCCGTTGTGGCAACGCAGGGGCATCGGCGCCGCTGTACTGGCGTGGCAGCAGGGTGCGTCGAGGGCCCGATTCGCCGCGGAGGGTCAGGCGGGCGCCGCCGCCCGTTGCTATTCCCGCGAAGGGAATGTGCCCCATGAAGCGTTGCTGGCGGCCTCCGGCTTTGGCATGGTCCGGTATTTCACCGAGATGGAGCGCCCGCTCACGGAACTTCCGGCACCGGTTCCCGTCAGTGGTGTAAGCCTGGTGCCGTTCACGCGTGAGCTGGGTGAGGCTGTGCGACTTGCGCACAATGAGGCCTTTGCCGACCATTGGGGCTCCGAATCCCGCAGCCCGGAAAAGTGGGAGTACTTTCTGGGGCATGAAAGCTTCCGGCCGGACCTGTCCTCCGTGGCGCTTGACGACTCAACGGGCGAGGTGGCCGGCTACCAAATGTCCATGTACGACGCCGATGCCTTCGCCAAGGAAGGCCGCCGCTGCGGATACACGGACATTCTTGGGGTGCGCCGGGCCTGGCGCGGGCGGGGCATTGCCCCGGCGCTCCTGTGTGATGCCATGGCCCGCTACAAGGTCGCCGGCATGGATGCGGCAACCCTTGATGTGGACACCGAGAACCCCAGTGGGGCAGTGGGCCTCTACAGAAATTTGGGTTACACAGCCATCCCTGGGCGAGTGACCATAGCGTGGGACAAGGAACTCCTGCCGGTTTAG
- a CDS encoding DinB family protein: MAIISEDKDWTWVLERTCPECGFSAATATPSTAATMLPEILPRWQGALRRADAEIRPNASTWSILEYGAHVRDVFDVFTARLELMLREETPTFANWDQDQAALDGNYSALDPEVVSQELVQNGLDAAAAFGAVEEGQWGRRGLRSNGSEFTVLTLAGYFLHDVVHHLHDVNA; encoded by the coding sequence ATGGCGATCATTTCTGAAGACAAAGACTGGACCTGGGTACTGGAACGGACGTGCCCCGAGTGCGGATTCAGCGCAGCGACGGCCACCCCCTCCACGGCGGCCACCATGCTCCCGGAGATTCTCCCGCGCTGGCAGGGAGCCCTGCGTCGGGCAGATGCAGAGATCCGTCCCAACGCCAGCACGTGGTCGATTCTGGAGTACGGCGCCCATGTCAGGGACGTCTTTGACGTATTCACGGCAAGGCTGGAACTCATGCTGCGCGAAGAAACGCCCACTTTTGCCAACTGGGATCAGGACCAGGCCGCCCTTGATGGCAACTACTCGGCACTCGACCCCGAGGTGGTCTCGCAGGAGCTGGTCCAAAACGGGCTCGACGCCGCAGCCGCCTTTGGTGCAGTGGAGGAAGGCCAGTGGGGCCGTCGCGGCCTGCGCAGCAATGGCTCCGAATTCACGGTGCTGACGCTGGCCGGCTACTTTCTCCATGACGTGGTCCACCACCTGCACGACGTCAACGCCTAA